GAACCTTCCAAACTCGTTCAGCATCGAAAATGCAGATATCAGCCGGTGCCCCTTTGGCGAGACTCCCTCCCGGGAGATTGAATATCGAAGCAGGCCTGTTTGTAAACAGTGCGATCATTTGCGTCAGGGTGATAAGGCCATCATCAACAAGCCTGAGCGCGAGCGGGAGCGCGGTTTCAAGCCCTACAACGCCGAACGGGGCGATATCTATCTCCGTCTCTTTTTCCCACTCGGCATGCGGCGCATGGTCTGTCGCTATGCAGTCGATCGTTCCGTCCGCTATACCTTTTCTAATCGCTTGAAGGTCCTCTTCGGCTCTGAGCGGAGGATTCATCTTGTAATTGGAATTCAGGCCGGCGAGCTCCTTTTCAGTGAGGATGAAATGGTGCGGAGCGACTTCGCATGTGACCTTGATCCCGCTTGCTTTCGCGTCTCGCACCGCTTCCACTGTTTCCTTTACCGATATGTGGGCAAGGTGAACGGGGACACCGGTGTATTGCGATATCAGGATATTTCTTGCGGCGACGGAAGATTCAGCGGTGGACGGAATCCCTTTGATGCCGAATCTGGCGGAAATTTCCCCCTCGTTTATGATTCCACCTTTTGCGGAGGAATCCTCGCAATGCTCAACAACCGTAAGGCCGAACATCGAGCCGTATTCCATTGCGTTTCGAATAATGGTGGGGCTGGTTACGCATCTCCCGTCGTCGGAAAGGGCTACGATCCCCGCTTCCTTCATCTCGCCAATTTCGGCAAGCTCCTTCCCGTTAAGCCCTTTTGTTACCGCGCCAATGGGGTAGACGCGGCATGATCCGGCGCTCTCCCCTTTTTCGATAATTGAGGCGGTGACGGTGCCGTTATCGTTAACTGGGCTGGTGTTTGCCATGCAGCATACGGAAGTAAATCCGCCAGCGGCAGCGGAACGCGCGCCGGTCTCTATGGTTTCCTTGTATTCAAATCCGGGTTCGCGGAAGTGCACATGAAGGTCGATGAAACCGGGGGCGACGATAAAGCCTTTTGCGTCGACGATCTTCGCCTTGTCGGCTTTCATGTTCTTAGATATCCCGGCGATAACCCCTTTCGATATTAATATGTCGGTGATCTCGTCGAGGCCGGAGGCTGGATCTATGACGCGCCCGTTTTTAATAATGATGTCGCTCATCACTCGCTCCCCCCGCAAAGAAGGTAAAGGACAGCCATCCTCATGGCGACACCGTGCGTGACCTGGTAGAGGATTACCGACCACTCGCCGTCGGCGACCTCGGCGGATATTTCCACCCCTCTGTTGATAGGGCCCGGATGCATGATGATCACATCCTTCTTGGCGTTTTTCATAACCTTTGGATTCAGGCAGTAGTAGCTAGAATACTCTCTCAGCGAAGGGAAAAGCCCCTGCTCCATTCTTTCCGATTGGATCCTGAGCATCATAATTACATCAGCATTTTCCACAGCCTCGTTTATCTTGTGCGTGATCTTAGCCTTGAATATATTTTTGGCCCTCGGCAGAAGCGTTGGTGGGGCGCAGAGCGTGATGTTTGCGCCAAGTTTGTTAAGGGCGGCGATATTGGAGCGGGCTACACGGGAGTGAAGTATGTCGCCGATTATGCTCACGTTCAGGTTTTCGAAATTTTTATTGCTGTCGGCGATGGTCATCAAGTCGAGGAGTGCCTGCGTCGGATGGGATGAGGCGCCGTCCCCGGCGTTGATAACGGAGCATCCAGCGATCTTTGAAGCGTACAGAGGGGCGCCCGAGGATGAATGCCTTATCACGATAGCGTCCGGCTTCATCGCCGCGATGTTCAGTATCGTGTCCTTAAAACTCTCCCCTTTCGTGAGGGAAGATGTTTTAACAGAGATGTTTATCACATCGGCAGAGAGCCTCTTTCCAGCGATCTCAAAAGAGGTCCTTGTCCTTGTGGAAGGCTCGAAAAAAAGGTTTACTACTGTTTTGCCCCGCAGTGTTGGCACCTTTTTGATCTTTCTTTCGGAAATCTCCTTGAACCGCTTCGCGGTATTGATAAGGCCGAGTATTTCGTCCTTGGTAAGGTCATTGATGTTAAGGAGATGTTTCCCCAGGAAATGGCTTTCGGCTTCAGTCATTGCTGCCGTCCTTCAGGATTACTTGGTCCTTGCCGTCGATTTCGTTGAGCATTACCTGTACTCGCTGCTCTCGCGTGGTTGGTATGTTTTTTCCGACATAGTCGGGGCGGATAGGGAGTTCGCGATGCCCCCTGTCGAGAAGAACGGCGAGCTGTACCTTTGCCGGTCTTCCGAAATCTATCAGGTGGTCGACAGCTGCTCTTATCGACCGGCCGGTAAAGAGAACGTCGTCCACAAGGACGATGGTTTTCCCTGAAAGGTTTTCAGGAATATGGGTCTTTTCCACGTTCATTGTCGGCCTAACCTCGTGAACATCGTCACGGTAGAAGGTGATATCCATCTCGCCGAGCGGTATATCAATTCCTTTAATGTTTTTTATATTGTCAGCTATCCGCTTTGAGAGCGGTACGCCCCGGGTAAATATCCCGACAAGTACGATGGAAGAAAGGTCTAAATTTTTCTCTATGATCTCATGGGAGATGCGGGAAAGGGTACGAGAAATTTCTTCTTCGCCGAGCAGGAGCTGCTCTTTTGCGTTACTCATGAACTGAATCCCATGGTGCAGAAGTTTTTTGGTGCAATTGCGCTTAACGCAGTCATTTCGTTCCTCCTTTTGTGAGCCTCACAGGACCCCCTTTAAAAAGGTAATTAATTGTTTCGGGCGTAAGATTAGCAGGTTTACAGGTTTCTTACAATGGGGAAAGAGTGGTCGAAAAAGAAAATATCCAATTTTAAAAAGTATGGGCAAAACAGGACGATTTCCGCATGTGATAAAATTACACAGCTATGAAAACAGGCCGATAAGGGGGTTGGAATGGAACTGGAAAAAGCCAGGAAAAAGCTAGCCGAAGCTGGGAGCGTCGCGATACTGACCGGCGCTGGAGTTTCAGCCGAAAGCGGTGTGCCCACCTTCAGGGGCGAGGGGGGGCTTTGGAGAAATTACCGGGCGGAAGAGCTTGCAACCCCGGATGCTTTTGAGAGAAATCCTTCGCTGGTTTGGGAGTGGTATGACTGGCGGCGCGGCATCCTCGCTCCGCTAAAACCGAACCCGGGTCATTTCGCCATAGCCGGGATGGAAAAGAAATTCGACAATTTCCTCCTCATCACGCAGAACGTGGACGGCCTTCACGCAAAGGCAGGGAGCAGGAAAATGGTGGAGCTCCACGGCAACATCTGGAAGGTGAGGTGCCTTGCGGACGGTAAGGTTAGCGACAACCATGAGACACCATTGAAAACGCTTCCGCCGAGGTGCGAATGCGGGAGTATGTTGAGACCCCATATTGTCTGGTTCGGGGAGTCGCTTGATGCAGGGGTGATAGAGGCGGCGTTTTCCGCGGCGAGGGATTGCGAGGTTTTCATTGTTGCCGGGACATCGTCGCTCGTTCAGCCAGCGGCATCGCTTGCCGGGATAGCCAAGGAATCGGGGGCGTATGTAATCGAGATCAATCCGGAAGCTACGCCGGTATCCGGGATGGTGGACGCCAGCATCAGGGGGAAGTCCGGCGAGGTGCTGCCATTGCTGGTTTAAAGATGTTGCTACAGGATCTGCAGGAGGCTTTTTTTTATCGAGTCCATCCGTTCCGAGTGAATGATCTTCTTTCCGTCCGGCTCCGAGACGTAAAAGACATTTAGCGCTCGGTGCCCTTCTGTAGTTATCCGCGCTGAGAAGATATCCACTTTCTGGTCGCTTAACACGCGCGTCGATTCGTATAGAAGCCCAAGCCTGTCGCGCGAATAAGTCTCAATGACCGTATGCGCGAATGATACGTCGTTCATTATGTTTATTTCAGGCGTTATTGAGGGAAGGCTGTCGCCTATTGTCATCATCTTTTTCCGGCTTCTAAGGAGATCCTCGACATTAATAGAGCCGGAGAGGACATTTTTAATTTCATTTTCTACACGGTTGATCATGGCTTCGTCGGTAACCGTTTTTTCATCAAGGCCGTTGATCCTGAAGATGTCGACCGCGATGCCGTCACCCCTGGTGAATATCTGGGAGTCGAGTATGTTGAAGTTTTTTGATGTTAGTGTTCCCACAAGTTTCTGAAGAAGGCCGAGAGAATTTTTTGTGACGATGGTGATTTCCCCCGGTTCGTGCTTTGAGATAAGCCGATAGCCTGTTGCGGCGGATTCGTTCGAGTCGAGGTATGCCTGAAAGATTTCAGCGTCTTCTTCAGCGTGTAGTGGGTCGCGAATAAGCAGGTATCTTTCCGGCATTCCTGCCGCGAATCGCGCGGCGGTTCGAGAAAGTTTCGCATAAAATTCTTCCTTGACCATTTCCGGCTTTTCGGCGGTTTCCCCTTTTTCGAGTACGGCAAAGGCCTTTTGATAAAGTTCCTTGAGTAGCGAACCTTTCCACGAGTTCCATATGCCGGGCCCAACAGCGGTGGTATCGGCAAAGGTTAGGAGATAGAGCCTCTTCAATGTTGTTGTATCGCCGATCTTTTCGCAAAAATCGGTTACTACCTTGTCGTCATGCAGATCCCTCCTCTGGGCAACCATGTTCATGAGGATATGGTGGCGGACAAGTTTGCAGATCGTGCCTATTTCATCTTCTTCATAGCCGAGATTTCTGACAGACTCTTCATCGATCTCCGTTTCTTCACCATGATCCCCTGAGCTTTTTCCCATGTCGTGGAAAAGTATGGCCGCTCTTACGAGGTCTTTTCTGTTTTCCTTTTCGTAGAGGGAGCGTAGGATGCTGCATTCCCCAAGTTCGTTTCGCTTCAGGTTGTCGAATTCCGATATCGCCCTGAATGTATGGTCGTCCACCGTGAATTTATGGTAGAGGTCGAACGGGGTGAGGAATCGTATTGCCCGCAGTTCCGGGATAATGGTAGTCAGGATCTTTGTGTCGCGAAGGACGTTAAGCGCGCTGAAAGGGTCGTCTTCCTTCAGCAGGTCGCGAAAGTGCCTGGATATCTCTTCCCTGTCCGGTTTTTCCTTTTTCCATATTCTCCCCACTTCAAGAAATATCTTTCGCAACCCCGTGGAAGGCTTGAGCCTTTTTCTGACCATGTGGCTCAGTATCAGAAATATTTTTTCAGGCAAGGAGGCAAGCTGGTTGGGAGTTATATCCGTCAGGTATATCTCTTCAGGCCCGGCAAAAATATTTTTATCGATCTTTTTATGGCTTGGCTTGAATGAGAATCTTGAGCTTTCGGAGCGATACCTCCTGGCCTGGTCGAGGATGGAATTGCTGAATCTGTATATGACATCGGCTGCGCGGTAGTAATCGCGCATCATTTGCTTTGGCGATTCCTTGTCGTCGTCTCCGTAGCCAAGCCTTTTTGCTACCTTGGGCTGCATTGAATAGGAGAGCACATCGTTCGGGACATCCTGCTGGAAATGAAGGTCGCACCTTATCTTCAGGAGGAAATCGACAGCGCGGCGAACCTCTTCAGTTTCGGAATTGCCGGCCAGTCCGCGTGAATTGATAGCGCTTAGTGTATTAACTCCGTACTGCGCGTAGGCAACCCAGAGCGCGGTGTGATAATCCCTGAGCGTTCCAGGGGATTTTTTAAGGTCCGGTTCCGTAAGAAATATCGAGTTGTAAAAAGTATTGTGGCGCAACTCGGTCTCCTGCTGTTTGAGTCGGACATACTGGTGCGGTTTGGCGGACAATGTTTTTTTTCTGAACTGTCTTGTAAATGAATTGTAGAGGTCGATATTGCCAAGGATGAAACGTGCTTCCATCATCGCCGTTTTGCTAATCAGGTCGTTTTCGGCAATTTTTATGCAGTCATCCGTGGATCGGGTGGAGTGGCCGACCTTGAAACCGATGTCCCACAGGTAGGGGATGATCCCGGTTTGTTCCGTGTTTTTCCGGTGGAGACGTTCTGGTTTATAGAGGAAGAGAAGATCAATGTCGGACTTTGGGCAGAGTTCCTGTCGGCCGTATCCGCCAAGCGCGGCTAGTGCAAAGCCGTTGGCCGTAATGCTTTTATCTCCCTTTGGACTGCCGTCGATTTCCATGAAAAGATCGCTGATTATCCCGTCAGTGATAGAAGTGAGTTCCTGGCAAGTTTCGAATCCGCCGGATTTTCCGGTATTAAGGAGATGTTTTTTTTCAAGCCCGGATTTTGAGAGTTTCAGCCGTTCAATGTATTTCGCGATATTTTTCAAATGGGCATCCTTAAAAATTCAGTTGCGAATGCAACAGAAGCGCAAATTTTCATTACCCCGGTTTCTCAGCGTAAATAAGGTCGCATATTCCGAACGTAAGGGGCGTAACCGATATGTTGATGAATCCGGATGATTGAAATATCTCGGCGAGGATCTTCCTGTTCGGAAAGTTTACCGCTGAAAGCGGTAGGTAAGTGTATGCCTCGCTATGGCCGGAAATAAGTCTGCCGATAATAGGGAGTATTCTTGTGAAGTAGAAGAGGTATACCGCCTTGATAATCGAGTTTTCAGGGGTGGTGAATTCCAGGATAACGGTTCTGCCCCCCGGTTTCAGCACTCGCAGAATTTCTTTCAGTCCCGTTTCCAGCTTTTCAAAGTTGCGGATTCCGAAAGCGCAAGTGATCCCGGCAAAGGAATTGTCCCTGAATCCCAGCGAGAGTGCGTCACCCCGCACAATTTTAATATTTTTCCCGGCGGTTTTCTTTCTGGCTATTTCCAGCATTGCCTGGCTGAAATCTGCGGCAACGATCGGCGACGTTCCGTCCTGTTTCCGTAACTCAAGAGAGAAGTCGCAAGTTCCCGAAGCAAGGTCGAGATAAAGGCCGTTTTTTGGGGCAAGTTTCCTAGCTCCAAGCTTTCTCCAATATCTGTCGATGCCTCCACTAAGTATCCGGTTGAGGAGGTCATAGCTTGAGGCAATCTCGGAAAACATTCTGCTGATCTTGGCGGAATTTTTTTGCACCATAGTATGTAACTTTACAGCATGCAACGAGGTTTAGACAATTCAATGATTTGCGCCGAGAAGATTATCTCTCTGTTTTGCATTTAAAACTATTCCTGCTTTTAATATTTACTTCAATCCTGATATGGTTTATTTATTAACACTTCGGAAATTTGTAGCTATATATTACATGGAGCAGGTCTTAGATATAATAAGAACCTTCGGAAATGCTTAATAATATAAGAATTTGGTCGATGAGATGATAAACGTTTTGAAGGGTGACATCTGAAGTGGATTTTGGCACATTACTCGGTCTGATACTCGGTCTCGGTCTTATATTCGGGGCAATAATAAGCGGTGGCGACATCGGCGGCTTTATAGACGTTCCCAGTATAATGATAGTGTTTGGCGGTACTTTGGCGGGCACCATGGTCATGTTTCCGCTTAGCCAAGTTCTTGGCTCCATAAAAGTAGCCCTTAATGCCATGAAAGTAAGCGGTCACGACCCTGCGCGAATTATCAGGCAGATGATGGAGATCGCCAAAAAAGCTAGAAAGGACGGCCTTCTCTCTTTGCAGAATTTCAAGTCGACCGACCGTTTTTTAAACAAGGCGATGCAAATGACCGTGGACGGGATGGATCAAAATGTCATCCGCGAGGTTCTCACCACCGAGATTGAGAAGCTCCGCTTCAGGCATATGACCGGAGCGCAGTTTTTCGAGCAGGTAGGGCTCCTTGCGCCGGCATTTGGAATGATAGGAACGCTCGTGGGACTTGTGCAGATGTTGCAGAATCTCAGCGATCCGTCGTCCATCGGACCGGCCATGGCTGTTGCTTTGTTGACAACGTTTTACGGGGCGATCTTTGCCAACCTGGTCTGCATCCCGATAGCTAAAAAGCTCGAGATTCGCTCAGCGGAAGAGACGATAAGCCTGGAGCTGATAATGGAAGGGGTAATTTCCATTATCAAGAAGGAGAATCCGTCCATAATGAAGTCAAAACTGAACGCGTTCCTCAATCCTAAACTTCAGCACAAGTAGGAGAGCCTCCTTTGTATGGCTAAAGTTGAGAAAAAGCAGAACATTGTACCGTTGTGGTACGTTACCTTTGCCGACCTCTCGACGCTCATGCTCACCTTTTTTGTACTTCTCCTCTCATTCGCGAATTTCGACATCATCAAATTCAAGGATATGCTTGGCTCTGTAAAGGACGCCTTTGGCGTAACCGAGGAGCGTGTCGGTAAGGTGGTGCCCTACCTCTCCGGCGAGGAGAGTTTTCAGTCTGGCAAAAAAAAGGAAAAGGAAATTTCCGCGGAACAGAAGGCCGAGCTTCAGGCGGACGCGCAGAGTATGGAGACTCTGATCAAGGATAGCCAGCTTGCGGAAAATACCTCAATTTTCATTCAAAAGAACGAGATTGTCATAAGGGTTGATGGAGGCGTATTTTTTAAAAGCGGCACTTCGGAGATAAGCCCGCCGGCATTCAAGCTGTTAAACAACCTTGCGGAAATTCTAAAACGGTCGACCTACTACCTGACCGTTGAAGGGCACACGGACAATATGCCGATAAAAACTGAATTGTTCCCTTCGAATTGGGAGCTTTCAGGGGTGAGGGCGACGACAATTCTGCGCTACCTGGTGAAAAAGGGGATCGATGTAGACCGGTTGCGCGCGATCGGGCTGGCCGATACCCATCCAGTAATGGACAATGAATCTCCCGAAGGGAGGAGCCGGAACCGGCGGGTCGAATTCATTCTGAAGAAAATGGATGAAGAGAAGAAGGTTCCGGCTGAGCAGCCTCAGGGAGGGGTCTAGAGATCGTCCAGGCCTTTCCTCTGTTCGATATTCCCAGTCCTTCCGCGCGAGTTGTCTTTCTTCTTGTCCCCTTCCGAACTTATCGCATTGAGAGCACGGCTTTTCTCATCTGTTTTTGCCTCTTTTTTCATGCTTGAATCATCTGTTGAAAGGTTGCCAAGCTCGTCAATGGAGATCCCGGATTTTATGCTTTGACGTTTTGGTTTGGACTTCAGGTCCCCCATCACAGCCGTTTCCGATTTTTCTCCTGCATAGACCAGGTATAGGTCGTCTTTTGTTTTTAACCTTCCATCGGGTCCCATCGAAATTATCACGAATTCCCAATCGACCTTTTTATTTGCTCCTATCTCCAGTACAAGCGGGCTTCCCCACATGTCATTTTCGGTTTTCAGAGCGGAGACTTTCGGGTAAACTCCGTTTCTTTCCTTGTACCGCACGACGATATTCTGCAGGGCGAACATCCGTTTTGCGGTTTTGGATACCAGCGGATCTTCTATGCTTACACCTTTCTGCTCAAGAATATTTCTGAGGTTTTCAAACGTTTTTGTTTTGGAATATTTCTCTGTGAGTTCGAGGTATATCGCGTTGGCCTCTTCCTGATTTCCATTTTTCTCCAGCGACGCGGCTTTTTCATAAAGTTTTCTTGCAGCGAGTTCCTCAGGGAGCGAGGTCTTTTTCTCAGCTTTTTCCTCAGATGAGCAGCCGGCAAGCGAGATTGCGATCAGCGCCGCAAATATAATGAAATTGTTTTTGCTCATTATTCCACCTTTATAAATTTAAATTCTACCCTGCGGTTTTTTTTCCGGTTTTGCGGCGAGTTGTTTTCAAGCGCTGGTTTTCTGTCGGCATACCCTACTGCGGCAAGCCTCTCCTTGGGGACTCCGAATTCCAGGAGTTTCCTGAGCACAGTGGTCGCCCGGACGGTTGAAAGCTCCCAGTTTGAGGGGAATATCTTTGATTTTATGGGTATATCGTCGGTATGCCCTTCGACAAGGAGATTAAAATTATAGGAACGCATTATCTTTGAAATGCCGTTCAGAAAAGGAAAGATTTTCTCTTTAATGTCGGCTTTTCCGGAATCAAACAGCGCCGATTCGTCTATTCTCACACTTATTCCATCCTGCCCGATAAATATCTTTATATCATCTAACATCCCCTCGCGAATTGCCACATCGGTTATCAGTGACGCAAGGGCGTTTCTTTCCTGCCTTTCGGGATTTACCGGCGGCGCATTTTTCTTAATACCGAGTTTTTCCGCAAGAGAACCTTCTTCCTTTACAAGTTGATGGATCCCTTTTTCGAGTTTTTGTGAACCGAATGAGTCCTGCATGCTACCGAGCGCTTTCTGAAATTCGATAATCTCAATATTCGCGAATGAGAGAAGGAGGACGAAAAAGGTGAGCATCAGGGTAGTGAGATCCGCAAAGGTGACGATCCAGGGGGGGGCGCTCCCCTTTTTGCGAGTGGGCGGTTTTTCCAGTTCCTTTACGAATTCATCGTCGGCAATATCGGCGTAGGATGTCGAATTTTTTTCACCATTGCTCATTTTGATACTTCTTCCTAAATTTACGGTATTTTCATTTTATCCCTTTTTCGCCGCCTGATAGTAAAATTTGTTTACAATCCATCTTTTTGCAGAGGCGGTTTTATGCAGGAGATCCAGTGAATTCAGGATTTTGCTGAACTGAAAAAACATCAATAATTCATTGAAAAAACAGTATAATTAGTCCTTAATGAATAATTCAGGGAAGAATTTGCGAGGGGAGTGACAATGTCTTTCCACTGGTTCGATATAGCCGCGGGGGTCTTCCTGCTCGGCTGTGTAATCTACAGCAGTCTGCGCGGTTTTGTTAAGGATCTCTTTTCCATGCTTGCATGGGTCATCGGATATTTTGGTTCGATTAGTATCCATCCATACGCGACCCCATATACCAAACAGGTAATAAAAACCGGACTTATCGCCGACCTGGTCACCTTTTTCCTCCTCTTCGCGTTCCTGTACATATTTGTGCGTCTTCTAGGGGTACTGTCGCAAAAAAAGCTTGGGTTGCAGCATATACCATCTGAAATTGACCACGGCGCAGGCGCAATATTGGGATTCGCCAAATGGGCATTTTTCCTGGCGATATTCCTCTCCCCTTTGAATCATTTTCCAGAATTGAAAAAGGATCTTTCGGAGAATTCCTTCATGGCGTCGATTATACTTAAGGCCACGACCCAGTTTTCAGCTTCGGATGGGACAGGTCTGGAACCAGGCAATGTTTTTGAAATACCCCTCCTGACAGTAGACAGGGAGAAAGTTTCGCCCCCCCTGGAACCGGGTAATGAAGGTGGGGAGCCAACAGTAGACAGATCATCGCCTGTAAATAAAGATGAAAAAGGGGGCTCAGAAAGCGAACATGGGAAGCAGTTCAAGGTGAAGGAGATAGAGCCGATCATCAAGGCTACAACCGACGTCAAGGAGAACAAAATTGAACCGGGTGATAATCCGAACGGGATGGATGATTTTATCAAATCATTTAAGAATTGACAGGCATGCAAAACGCCGGGATTATCAATGTAGCTAACGCAGGTTTGTGAATAGCAAAATAATTTTATGGTTTTTAAAGGTATTAAGGAGAACATGAACAAGGGGATCTACCTGAGCCTCAAGGTGAAAGTTACCCTGTTTGTGGTTTTTCTTTCACTTCTTGGCCTGAGTTCTCTGGCCTACTTCTTCGTACACGTTGAGAGGAAAATGGTCCAGAAATTCGAAAAGGAAAAGGTCGATCTAATCGAGACCTTCGTCAGCAGTACATTGTATCCTGTCATGATAAACGGATCTGCTGAGGTGATGTCGAGCATTTTGGCGAGCTATAAGCATATCGCCAACATGGAGAAGGTTTTAGTCGTAAGGGTGGATGGCAAGGAAGCCTTTATGGACGATTCCACAGTGAAAGAAGTAAACGAAAGGGTCGGGTGGGAGAAGTTTTTCAAAGATCTTTCCAGTGAGCCGTCGCAGGTAATTCGGGAAAACGACAGAAATCTCATGAAAATTCTTTCTACCGGGGAGAGTGTGATCATTGAAGAAAAGGAGAAGGATAAAGGTTCATATGTAAAAATGATGATCCCGATCAAAAACGAGGCGGAGTGTCACATCTGTCATGGCGATGATCACGAAATAAGGGGTCTGCTTCTTGCCAGTTTTTCCATGAACAAGATAGAAAAAGAGGTGTCCGCCAATAACGTGGATTTCATCAAATACGCGTTTTTGGTAATTATTCTGATGTCGGGCATTTCGTTTGTTGTGTTCAGGGGGATGGTAGTAAATCCGATTGCCGATATTGTTGAGCAGGTAAATTCCGTAGTGTCGCACGACAGGTATGATTTGCGCCTTACTGAGCGGTCAAAAGACGAGATAGGCGAGATGGCGATGTCGTTCAACAGCTTCATATCTGCTGTGGAGAAATACCGCATTGAGCAGGCAAGCGAAAAAGAGAGGCTCGAGATAGCGGTACAGGAGAAAACCAGAGAGCTAAGGGAAAAGAACCGGGTAATTGAGGATGATCTAAAGATCGCGGGGAGGGTGCAGAAAGGACTTCTGCCGACCATGCTCCCTGACGTGCCGGGATATAGTTTTCATGCGGTCTGTCTGCCATGCATGTATGTTGGCGGAGATTATTACGATGTTTATCAAATCGATAATGAGCATATCGGGATATTCATCGGCGATGCTACCGGGCATGGTTCATCCGCGG
This sequence is a window from Nitrospinota bacterium. Protein-coding genes within it:
- a CDS encoding dihydroorotase, which codes for MSDIIIKNGRVIDPASGLDEITDILISKGVIAGISKNMKADKAKIVDAKGFIVAPGFIDLHVHFREPGFEYKETIETGARSAAAGGFTSVCCMANTSPVNDNGTVTASIIEKGESAGSCRVYPIGAVTKGLNGKELAEIGEMKEAGIVALSDDGRCVTSPTIIRNAMEYGSMFGLTVVEHCEDSSAKGGIINEGEISARFGIKGIPSTAESSVAARNILISQYTGVPVHLAHISVKETVEAVRDAKASGIKVTCEVAPHHFILTEKELAGLNSNYKMNPPLRAEEDLQAIRKGIADGTIDCIATDHAPHAEWEKETEIDIAPFGVVGLETALPLALRLVDDGLITLTQMIALFTNRPASIFNLPGGSLAKGAPADICIFDAERVWKVQPEKFFSKGRNTPFKGAEMKGQNLITIVGGNIVYNSADL
- a CDS encoding NAD-dependent deacylase yields the protein MELEKARKKLAEAGSVAILTGAGVSAESGVPTFRGEGGLWRNYRAEELATPDAFERNPSLVWEWYDWRRGILAPLKPNPGHFAIAGMEKKFDNFLLITQNVDGLHAKAGSRKMVELHGNIWKVRCLADGKVSDNHETPLKTLPPRCECGSMLRPHIVWFGESLDAGVIEAAFSAARDCEVFIVAGTSSLVQPAASLAGIAKESGAYVIEINPEATPVSGMVDASIRGKSGEVLPLLV
- the pyrR gene encoding bifunctional pyr operon transcriptional regulator/uracil phosphoribosyltransferase PyrR codes for the protein MSNAKEQLLLGEEEISRTLSRISHEIIEKNLDLSSIVLVGIFTRGVPLSKRIADNIKNIKGIDIPLGEMDITFYRDDVHEVRPTMNVEKTHIPENLSGKTIVLVDDVLFTGRSIRAAVDHLIDFGRPAKVQLAVLLDRGHRELPIRPDYVGKNIPTTREQRVQVMLNEIDGKDQVILKDGSND
- the glnD gene encoding [protein-PII] uridylyltransferase; translation: MKNIAKYIERLKLSKSGLEKKHLLNTGKSGGFETCQELTSITDGIISDLFMEIDGSPKGDKSITANGFALAALGGYGRQELCPKSDIDLLFLYKPERLHRKNTEQTGIIPYLWDIGFKVGHSTRSTDDCIKIAENDLISKTAMMEARFILGNIDLYNSFTRQFRKKTLSAKPHQYVRLKQQETELRHNTFYNSIFLTEPDLKKSPGTLRDYHTALWVAYAQYGVNTLSAINSRGLAGNSETEEVRRAVDFLLKIRCDLHFQQDVPNDVLSYSMQPKVAKRLGYGDDDKESPKQMMRDYYRAADVIYRFSNSILDQARRYRSESSRFSFKPSHKKIDKNIFAGPEEIYLTDITPNQLASLPEKIFLILSHMVRKRLKPSTGLRKIFLEVGRIWKKEKPDREEISRHFRDLLKEDDPFSALNVLRDTKILTTIIPELRAIRFLTPFDLYHKFTVDDHTFRAISEFDNLKRNELGECSILRSLYEKENRKDLVRAAILFHDMGKSSGDHGEETEIDEESVRNLGYEEDEIGTICKLVRHHILMNMVAQRRDLHDDKVVTDFCEKIGDTTTLKRLYLLTFADTTAVGPGIWNSWKGSLLKELYQKAFAVLEKGETAEKPEMVKEEFYAKLSRTAARFAAGMPERYLLIRDPLHAEEDAEIFQAYLDSNESAATGYRLISKHEPGEITIVTKNSLGLLQKLVGTLTSKNFNILDSQIFTRGDGIAVDIFRINGLDEKTVTDEAMINRVENEIKNVLSGSINVEDLLRSRKKMMTIGDSLPSITPEINIMNDVSFAHTVIETYSRDRLGLLYESTRVLSDQKVDIFSARITTEGHRALNVFYVSEPDGKKIIHSERMDSIKKSLLQIL
- a CDS encoding aspartate carbamoyltransferase catalytic subunit codes for the protein MTEAESHFLGKHLLNINDLTKDEILGLINTAKRFKEISERKIKKVPTLRGKTVVNLFFEPSTRTRTSFEIAGKRLSADVINISVKTSSLTKGESFKDTILNIAAMKPDAIVIRHSSSGAPLYASKIAGCSVINAGDGASSHPTQALLDLMTIADSNKNFENLNVSIIGDILHSRVARSNIAALNKLGANITLCAPPTLLPRAKNIFKAKITHKINEAVENADVIMMLRIQSERMEQGLFPSLREYSSYYCLNPKVMKNAKKDVIIMHPGPINRGVEISAEVADGEWSVILYQVTHGVAMRMAVLYLLCGGSE
- the ubiE gene encoding bifunctional demethylmenaquinone methyltransferase/2-methoxy-6-polyprenyl-1,4-benzoquinol methylase UbiE → MVQKNSAKISRMFSEIASSYDLLNRILSGGIDRYWRKLGARKLAPKNGLYLDLASGTCDFSLELRKQDGTSPIVAADFSQAMLEIARKKTAGKNIKIVRGDALSLGFRDNSFAGITCAFGIRNFEKLETGLKEILRVLKPGGRTVILEFTTPENSIIKAVYLFYFTRILPIIGRLISGHSEAYTYLPLSAVNFPNRKILAEIFQSSGFINISVTPLTFGICDLIYAEKPG
- a CDS encoding MotA/TolQ/ExbB proton channel family protein; translation: MDFGTLLGLILGLGLIFGAIISGGDIGGFIDVPSIMIVFGGTLAGTMVMFPLSQVLGSIKVALNAMKVSGHDPARIIRQMMEIAKKARKDGLLSLQNFKSTDRFLNKAMQMTVDGMDQNVIREVLTTEIEKLRFRHMTGAQFFEQVGLLAPAFGMIGTLVGLVQMLQNLSDPSSIGPAMAVALLTTFYGAIFANLVCIPIAKKLEIRSAEETISLELIMEGVISIIKKENPSIMKSKLNAFLNPKLQHK
- a CDS encoding OmpA family protein, with the translated sequence MAKVEKKQNIVPLWYVTFADLSTLMLTFFVLLLSFANFDIIKFKDMLGSVKDAFGVTEERVGKVVPYLSGEESFQSGKKKEKEISAEQKAELQADAQSMETLIKDSQLAENTSIFIQKNEIVIRVDGGVFFKSGTSEISPPAFKLLNNLAEILKRSTYYLTVEGHTDNMPIKTELFPSNWELSGVRATTILRYLVKKGIDVDRLRAIGLADTHPVMDNESPEGRSRNRRVEFILKKMDEEKKVPAEQPQGGV